In Solimonas sp. K1W22B-7, the DNA window ACCACCCATTGCTTTCCAATGCCGGGGATACCATGCGGCCAGCCCAGCTACTCGCAGCCTCCGCGCTCGCTCTCAGCGCGAACGCCTACGCAGCCTCCTTCGATTCGCTCGACCTGTACTACACCAGCGCCGACCTCGACGTGAAGGGCCGCGCCAGTTCGGACGCCGGCCCGGTCGACTACAACGCCGACCTGGACGGCCTCGACGGCTTCGGCGTGAAGTTCCGCGGCTCGGTGGCCGAGGACTTCTTCTTCGCCGGCGAATTCCAGCGTGCCGAGGCGGAGCAGCTGGGCTTGACCCTGACCGACCCGGACAGCGGCGCGAGCATTGACGGCGGCAGCAATGCCGACCTGTCCTACAAGGAATGGCGGCTGGGCATCGGCGTGCCGTTCTACCATGCCCGTTCCCTGACGCTCTACGGTGTGGTCGAGTACGTCAACACCGAGCTGAAGACCGCGTTCGACACCACCGATCCCGACACCGGTGCCACCACCTCCAACCGGTCCGAGCAGAAGCAGGACGGCGGCGGTGCGCATGCCGGTGCGCTGTTCAATCCGACCAAGGCCTGGAGCCTCTACGGTCAGGTCGGCTACCTGCGGCTGGACGAGCTGGATGGCATCGAGTACCTGGCCGGCACGGCGCTGCAGGTGCACCGCTACGGCGGCCTGTTCGCCGAGTATCGCAACAGCGACCTGGAAGGGGACGGCGGCAGCAAGGTCGAGCTGACCCCCTGGCGCTTCGGCGTGTACCTGCTGGTGCAGTAGGCGACCCGGCAATAAAAAACCCCGCCGAGGCGGGGTTTTTTATTGCATCGCGGTGCCGCTCAGAACGTGAAGCGCACGCCCAGCTGCAGGTCGCTCAGTTCCACCTCGACGCTGTCGTCATCCTCGAGGTTGCTGACGCGGTAGTCCGCGATCAGGCCGAGGTTGTCGGTGAAGGAGAACGCAGCACCGATCGTGTACTCGAGACCGTCGCCGGCGTCGCCGATGTCGAGGTAGCCGATTTCGCCGAACAGGCGGATCGCCGGCGTCGGCTTGAAGGCCAGGCCGCCGTGGATGCCGAAGCCGGTTTCGTCGCTGGAGCTGCCCGAGCCGTCGTCGAGATCGACGTTGTCGATCTCGGCCTTGCCGTAGAACTCGACGTTGTCGGAGTTCGAGAAGATGTAGCCCAGGCCGGCGCGCAGGAACTGCACTTCAAAGCCGGCGTCGTACTCGTTCTTCTGGTACTCGCCGTAGACGAAGGCAGCGTCGGAGAACTTGGCGCCGCCACGGATGCCGAAGCCGTCACCGCTGTCGTCGCCCGAGCCGAGGCCGGGGACGGTGATTTCGAAATCGGAATCGTTGTAGTAGACATCGAGCCAGCCGTTGGACGCGGGGGCGGCCATGGTGGAGAAAGGAGCAGCAACCAGCAGCGCAGCGAGCAGCGTCTTCTTCATGTGCATTCGGGACTCCGTGCTTTGTTTTGGGGTGTTGGAGAAACGACCTCTCCGGGGCCGATCTTAGCAAGCGCACCATTACAGTACGCAATCACCCAAACAGGCGACACCAACGAAAAACGCGCGGGAGAGCCCGCGCGTTTTTCATGCAGCCGCAACAAAAGCAGGCTTACTCGGCCTTGCCGTGCACGCTCGGCGTGTGCAGGTGGCTCTGCTGGGCGCCGAAGTGGCGCGACAGCAGGCGGATGTCGGCGTCGCTGAGCGCGGCGACCTGGCCCGCCATGACCGCGTTCTTGCGCTTGCCGGTCTTGTACTCCTTGAGCGAGTGCTCGAGGTAGTTGGCGTACTGGCCGGCAATCACCGGGTAGTCCGGGGTGATCGGCTTGGCGCCGTTCTCGCCGTGGCAGGCGGCGCAGGGAGCGGCCAGGGCGGCCAGGTCCTTCTGCTCTTCCTTGGCCTGGGCGGCGCCGGCCAGGGCCAGCAGGGAAACGATGAGGATCCGCTTCATGGTCTACCTTACTTGTGGGTCGGAGCGTGGGCGAAGAACGCCGCGATGTCCGCGATGTCCTGGTCCGACAGGTTGGCGGCCTGTGCGCGCATCGTCATATGCGCACGGTCGCCGTTCTTGTAGCCCTTGAGGGCGGCTTCCAGGTACTTGACGTTCTGGCCGCCCAGCCGCGGGACGCGGTAGGTCGGGTAGACGTTGTTGTAATTGGGGATACCGTGGCAACCCATGCAGGTGTTGGCCTTGATGCGGCCTGCTTCCACGTCGCCATCGGCGAACGCAGGCAGTGCCATCGCGACGAGGGCCAACAGGCCCCAACGCGCTAACTTCATGAGAGAACTCCCGGAATGAATCTGGCGGACAGCTAGATGCAATATGTTCGGGCATTGAGCGTTTTGGGTCAATGCGAAGCTGCAGTCTGGCCTGCCCGCTCGCCTCGTGCACCGGCCCTCCGTATAGTGGCGCCAGCGCTCCGGCAGCCCTGGGCGCTGTAATAAAACATAAGCTTCAACGTGCTTATTTATATAAATTCACACAATGGTGCTGCCGTCCCGATGATCCTGCCTCCCCGCGCCCCGCGCCGCCTGCCGGCACTGCCGCTGCCATGAGCATCGGCCGTGGCAACAAGCTTCTGGACGACCGCGGCTTCGAGATCGCGGCCGTGGATCTGGGCTCCAACAGCTTCCACATGATGGTGGCGCGGTCCAATGGCAGCGACATCCAGGTGGTCGACCGCCTGCGCGAGCCGGTGCGCCTGGCGTCCGGCCTGGACGCCGACAAGCGCATGCGCCCCGACGTGGCCCTGCGCGCACTGGAATGCCTGCAGCGCTTCGGCCAGCGCCTGAGCGGCATCCCCGCCGAGCGGGTGCGCGCGGTGGGCACCAACACCATGCGGCGCATGCGCCGCGGCACCGACTTCCACGCCGCGGCCGAGGTCGCCCTGGGCCATGGCATCGAAATCATTGCCGGCCTGGAAGAGGCGCGCCTGGTCTATGGCGGCGTCACCCACGGCATGGGCCGCGGCGCGCCGCGGCGCCTGGTGGTCGACATCGGCGGCGGCAGCACCGAGCTGATCATCGGCCGCCAGACCGCGCCCAGGCTGATGGAGTCGGTGTCCCTGGGCTGCGTGGTGCATACGCAGCGCTTCTTCGACGACGGCGAAATCAGCCGTGCGCGCTTCCGCAAGGCGCGCCTGGCCGCCCGCATCGAGCTGGAATTCCTCGAGCGCCAGTACCGCGAGGCCGGCTGGGACCTGGCGATCGGCTCTTCCGGCACCGTGCGCGGCATCTGGCGCGTGATGCGCGAGCAGGGCTGGTGCGAGAACGAGATGACGGCGGCCGGCCTGGAGAAGGTCATCGACCTGGTCATCGAGCGCGGGCATGTCGAGCGCCTGGATTTCCCGGCGCTGCGCGAAGACCGCCGGCCGGTGTTCCCGGGCGGCCTGGCCGTGCTGGCCGGCGTGTTCGACTCTCTGGGCGTCGAGCGCATGGAGACCTCGGAGCGCGCCTTGCGCGAGGGCCTGATCTACGACCTGCTCGGGCGCCTGTCCGACCACGACGTGCGCGACGAATCGGTGATGGCCCTGGCCAAGCGCTACGACTGCGACCAGGAGCATGCCGCGGGCGTGGAGCGCACCGCGCTGAGGGTCCTGGAACAGGTCGCCAGGCCCTGGGGCCTGGACCCGAAGTTCTCCGCCATGCTGGTGGGGTGGGCCGCGCGCCTGCACGAAATCGGCCTGGCAATCTCGCATGCCTCGTACCACAAGCATGGCGAATACATCCTGCGGAACTGCGACCTGCAGGGCTTCTCCCAGACCGACCAGAAACTGCTGGCCGCCCTGGTGCGCCTGCACCGCGGCAAGTTCGCGCTGACCGCGCTGGACGATCTGCCGA includes these proteins:
- a CDS encoding c-type cytochrome, which encodes MKRILIVSLLALAGAAQAKEEQKDLAALAAPCAACHGENGAKPITPDYPVIAGQYANYLEHSLKEYKTGKRKNAVMAGQVAALSDADIRLLSRHFGAQQSHLHTPSVHGKAE
- a CDS encoding Ppx/GppA phosphatase family protein — translated: MSIGRGNKLLDDRGFEIAAVDLGSNSFHMMVARSNGSDIQVVDRLREPVRLASGLDADKRMRPDVALRALECLQRFGQRLSGIPAERVRAVGTNTMRRMRRGTDFHAAAEVALGHGIEIIAGLEEARLVYGGVTHGMGRGAPRRLVVDIGGGSTELIIGRQTAPRLMESVSLGCVVHTQRFFDDGEISRARFRKARLAARIELEFLERQYREAGWDLAIGSSGTVRGIWRVMREQGWCENEMTAAGLEKVIDLVIERGHVERLDFPALREDRRPVFPGGLAVLAGVFDSLGVERMETSERALREGLIYDLLGRLSDHDVRDESVMALAKRYDCDQEHAAGVERTALRVLEQVARPWGLDPKFSAMLVGWAARLHEIGLAISHASYHKHGEYILRNCDLQGFSQTDQKLLAALVRLHRGKFALTALDDLPTTWAEPVRKLAVVLRLAYILHRSRGPKLKPPIRVTAQRRAVDLAFTQKRWLEKHPLTKAELEQEIETLATLQIRLRLQ
- a CDS encoding outer membrane beta-barrel protein — translated: MHMKKTLLAALLVAAPFSTMAAPASNGWLDVYYNDSDFEITVPGLGSGDDSGDGFGIRGGAKFSDAAFVYGEYQKNEYDAGFEVQFLRAGLGYIFSNSDNVEFYGKAEIDNVDLDDGSGSSSDETGFGIHGGLAFKPTPAIRLFGEIGYLDIGDAGDGLEYTIGAAFSFTDNLGLIADYRVSNLEDDDSVEVELSDLQLGVRFTF
- a CDS encoding c-type cytochrome; its protein translation is MKLARWGLLALVAMALPAFADGDVEAGRIKANTCMGCHGIPNYNNVYPTYRVPRLGGQNVKYLEAALKGYKNGDRAHMTMRAQAANLSDQDIADIAAFFAHAPTHK